A single genomic interval of Capricornis sumatraensis isolate serow.1 chromosome 11, serow.2, whole genome shotgun sequence harbors:
- the GRINA gene encoding protein lifeguard 1 — MSHEKSFLVSGDSYPPPNPGYPEGPQPSMAPYPGAPYPQAAFQPSPYGQPGYPQGPNPYPQGGYPQGLYPPGGYPQGPYPPGGYPQGPYPPGGYPQGPYPQSPFPPNPYGQPQAFPAQDPGSPHHGNYHEEGPPSYYDNQDFPATNWDDKSIRQAFIRKVFLVLTLQLSVTLSTVAVFTFVGEVKGFVRENVWTYYVSYAVFFVSLIVLSCCGDFRRKHPWNLVALSILTVSLSYMVGMIASFYNTEAVIMAVGITTTVCFTVVIFSMQTRYDFTSCVGVLLVSVVVLILFAILCIFIRSRVLEIVYASLGALLFTCFLAVDTQLLLGNKQLSLSPEEYVFAALNLYTDIINIFLYILTIIGRAKE, encoded by the exons ATGTCCCATGAAAAGAGTTTCTTGGTGTCTGGGGACAGCTATCCTCCCCCCAACCCTGGATATCCGGAAGGGCCCCAGCCCTCCATGGCACCCTACCCAGGGGCCCCTTACCCACAGGCCGCGTTCCAGCCATCCCCCTATGGCCAGCCAGGGTATCCCCAGGGCCCCAACCCCTACCCCCAAGGTGGTTACCCACAGGGCCTCTACCCCCCTGGGGGCTACCCCCAGGGCCCCTACCCCCCAGGGGGATACCCCCAGGGTCCCTACCCACCAGGGGGATACCCGCAGGGGCCATATCCGCAGAGCCCCTTTCCCCCCAACCCCTACGGACAGCCACAGGCCTTCCCAGCACAGGACCCTGGCT CACCTCATCATGGGAACTATCACGAGGAGGGGCCCCCATCCTACTATGACAACCAGGACTTCCCTGCCACCAACTGGGATGACAAGAGCATTCGCCAGGCCTTCATCCGCAAG GTGTTCCTGGTGCTGACCCTGCAGCTGTCTGTGACCCTGTCCACTGTGGCTGTGTTCACCTTCGTCGGGGAGGTGAAGGGCTTTGTCCGGGAGAACGTCTGGACCTACTACGTCTCCTATGCCGTCTTCTTCGTCTCTCTCATTGTCCTCAGCTGCTGTGGGGACTTCCGGCGGAAGCACCCCTGGAACCTTGTTGCGCTG TCGATCCTGACTGTCAGCTTGTCCTACATGGTGGGCATGATCGCCAGCTTCTACAACACCGAGGCGGTCATCATGGCTGTAGGCATCACCACGACCGTCTGCTTCACAGTGGTCATCTTCTCCATGCAG ACCCGCTATGACTTCACATCCTGCGTGGGCGTGCTCCTGGTGAGCGTGGTGGTGCTCATCCTGTTCGCCATCCTCTGCATCTTCATCCGGAGCCGCGTCCTGGAGATCGTGTACGCCTCGCTGGGTGCTCTGCTGTTCACCTGC TTCCTGGCAGTGGACACTCAGCTACTGCTGGGGAACAAGCAGCTGTCCCTGAGCCCGGAGGAGTACGTGTTCGCTGCCCTGAACCTCTACACGGACATCATCAACATCTTCCTGTACATCCTCACCATCATTGGCCGCGCCAAGGAGTAG